From Granulicella sp. WH15, the proteins below share one genomic window:
- the pruA gene encoding L-glutamate gamma-semialdehyde dehydrogenase, with product MNTSEITSLPPFSNHPYFDFTDAEVKRRMQQTLAEVENKLGLEYDLVIGGRRVKTAEKILSINPANPSQVVGRHQMAEAEHADDAMTAALKAFESWSRTTVAERVEFVLRVSRLLESRYMELCAWLTFEAGKNWAEADADVGECIDFLEFYAREALRLDQAETPIKFPGERNQLRYVPLGVGAVIPPWNFPLAIMAGMTMAAVVTGNTVILKPSVDSPTIAAIFFSILEEAGLPDGVVNFCPGAGPGFGRAIVAHPQTRFVAFTGSKAVGLEIHESAAVTRPGQRFIKRTILELGGKDAIIVAEDCDLDAAVEGVAVSAFGFNGQKCSACSRVIVEDSIYDVFCDRLRERVATIQQGPAVENFYAGALINQIAVDRVMKYIEIGKGEGRLLLGGDKIESETNGYYVAPTIFADVAPTARIAQEEIFGPVLAVIRAKSFIQALEIANNTEYGLTGAVYSKSPERLELASREFQVGNLYLNRKCTGAMVGAHPFGGFNMSGTDSKAGGADYLLLFTQAKSIAERL from the coding sequence ATGAATACCAGCGAGATCACTTCCCTGCCGCCCTTTTCGAACCATCCTTACTTCGACTTCACGGATGCGGAGGTGAAGCGCCGGATGCAGCAGACTCTGGCCGAGGTGGAGAACAAGCTAGGGCTCGAGTACGACCTGGTGATCGGTGGCCGCAGGGTCAAGACCGCGGAAAAAATCCTCTCGATCAATCCGGCGAACCCGTCTCAGGTCGTGGGGCGGCACCAGATGGCCGAGGCCGAGCACGCCGACGATGCGATGACCGCCGCGCTGAAAGCCTTTGAGAGCTGGAGCCGGACCACCGTCGCCGAGCGCGTGGAGTTTGTGCTGCGGGTCTCGCGGCTGCTCGAGTCGCGCTACATGGAGCTATGCGCGTGGCTGACCTTCGAGGCGGGCAAGAACTGGGCCGAGGCCGACGCCGACGTGGGCGAGTGCATCGACTTCCTGGAGTTTTACGCACGCGAGGCCCTGCGGCTGGATCAGGCGGAGACGCCCATCAAGTTCCCCGGCGAGCGTAACCAGTTGCGTTATGTGCCGCTTGGCGTGGGCGCGGTGATCCCGCCGTGGAACTTTCCGCTGGCCATCATGGCCGGAATGACCATGGCCGCAGTGGTGACCGGCAACACCGTCATCCTGAAGCCCTCGGTGGACTCGCCAACGATTGCGGCGATCTTCTTTTCCATTCTGGAGGAAGCTGGCCTGCCCGACGGCGTGGTGAACTTCTGCCCCGGCGCGGGTCCGGGATTCGGCCGGGCGATTGTGGCTCATCCGCAGACCCGGTTCGTGGCCTTCACCGGCTCGAAGGCCGTCGGCCTCGAGATTCACGAGAGCGCCGCCGTGACGCGGCCGGGCCAGCGCTTCATCAAGCGGACGATCCTCGAGTTGGGCGGCAAGGACGCCATCATCGTGGCCGAGGACTGCGACCTGGATGCGGCAGTCGAGGGAGTGGCCGTAAGCGCCTTTGGATTCAATGGGCAGAAGTGCTCGGCCTGCTCGCGCGTCATCGTCGAGGACAGCATCTACGACGTCTTCTGCGACCGGCTGCGGGAGCGGGTGGCGACGATCCAGCAGGGTCCGGCGGTGGAGAACTTCTACGCGGGCGCGCTCATCAACCAGATCGCGGTCGACCGGGTGATGAAGTACATCGAGATCGGCAAGGGCGAAGGCCGGCTGCTGCTGGGCGGCGATAAGATCGAGAGCGAGACCAACGGGTACTATGTGGCTCCGACGATCTTCGCGGACGTCGCGCCGACGGCTCGGATCGCCCAGGAGGAGATCTTCGGGCCGGTGCTGGCGGTGATCCGGGCAAAGAGCTTCATCCAAGCACTGGAGATCGCGAACAACACGGAGTATGGCCTGACCGGCGCGGTGTACTCGAAGTCGCCGGAGCGGCTGGAGCTGGCGAGCCGGGAGTTCCAGGTGGGGAACCTGTACCTGAACCGCAAGTGTACGGGCGCGATGGTCGGGGCACATCCCTTCGGCGGCTTCAATATGAGTGGGACGGACTCAAAGGCTGGCGGCGCGGACTACCTGCTGCTGTTTACGCAGGCCAAATCGATCGCCGAGAGGCTCTAA
- a CDS encoding polysaccharide deacetylase family protein, with amino-acid sequence MNKQVFYDPQRKRWKRLRRIFDVLALLGLVVGTLFVGGLLRINPLPQLPFASPTRRYRALTEKPVPVLKAGQRRQSAHRKTRLKPSDVPLNSGEGLRAAYYVEWDAASYSSLKQHLKQIDLLFPEWLHVVTPDGTLTAYSSDNTPFPVVDNAGVHRVDVENKVARAIAEAREDTEIFPLVNNYDPLKSAFIPETAAFFKSDAARAHFVAQVERFLAENVNYGGLTLDFEEIPLEAQPGFNQLVQTLYQDFQQKHLRLYINTPVGDPEFNPAFLAAHSDGLLLMNYDQYQSTSMPGPIAGQDWFMDNLREVLKTVPKEKIICSVGSYGYDWTLTQEPDAPPVKRGHKAKPFVPKLITAQSITTQEAWQAASDSGAQIELDSDSLNAHFGFEDDDAHVQHQIWFLDAVTVLNQMRAARTLGLQTFALWRLGSEDNSLWKIWDSPSHVDPTKELATVEPGYDVDTEGDGDILRVTTKPQSGKRAVTLDDDDSVPVMAKMVTEEKMLSYPLSYTVQQYGYHPKKVALSFDDGPDPEWTPKILDVLKKYGVKGTFFMIGEVAQDNVGVMKRVYAEGHEIGNHTFTHPDISDISTTQVDLQLNLTERLFASKLGVQPLYFRPPYSIDQEPDTNDQAAPVARIQGLGYTIIGNKIDTNDWDEHPKKTPQEIRDAVFQQIKDMEAHPDRRGSIILLHDGGGDRQVTVAALPVLITALRQAGYEIVPVSELLGKTRDQVMPQLNAVQRRQAWVDSIAFFFFSFFNHVVIWVFYVGDILMSARLIIIGLFATIDRFRKRKNFATPDYQPRVAVLIPAYNEEKVIVRTIRSVMMSNYKNIRIVVIDDGSKDSTYETALKAYPDDIASGRLTVLTKPNGGKADALNFALETIDEEIYVGIDADGVIAHDAITNLVPHFANPKIGAVAGNAKVGNRVNLWTRWQALEYITSQNFERRALDLFDVVMVVPGAIGAWRTAPVKAGHGYHSNTVAEDADLTMNLLEQGYSVIYEDSALAFTEAPVNMDGLMRQRFRWSFGILQAIFKHRGAIAKHRAMGLFALPNIAIFQILLPLASPLIDLMFVAGIIHYFIDKHFHPEAASADSLYRLITFFVAFLVIDFAASTLAFALERKHPASRGDGWLLFHIWIQRFSYRQVFSIVLFKTLKRAIDGKPFNWDKLERTAKMSEITDQITQ; translated from the coding sequence ATGAACAAACAAGTCTTCTACGATCCGCAACGCAAGCGATGGAAGCGGCTTCGCCGCATCTTCGACGTGCTGGCTCTATTGGGACTTGTCGTAGGCACCCTTTTCGTGGGCGGCCTGCTGCGGATCAACCCTCTGCCGCAGCTTCCGTTCGCCTCGCCGACGCGGCGATACCGCGCCCTGACGGAAAAGCCCGTGCCGGTCCTGAAGGCTGGGCAGAGACGCCAGTCGGCTCACCGCAAGACGCGGTTGAAGCCCTCGGACGTGCCCCTGAACTCGGGCGAGGGGCTGCGCGCGGCTTACTACGTAGAGTGGGACGCCGCCAGCTACTCGTCGCTGAAGCAGCACCTGAAGCAGATCGACCTGCTCTTTCCGGAGTGGCTGCACGTCGTCACGCCGGACGGTACGCTGACGGCGTACAGCTCGGACAACACGCCCTTCCCCGTCGTGGACAACGCGGGCGTGCATCGCGTCGATGTAGAGAATAAGGTGGCCCGGGCCATCGCCGAGGCGCGTGAGGACACCGAGATCTTTCCTCTGGTCAATAACTACGACCCGCTGAAGTCGGCGTTCATTCCGGAGACTGCGGCTTTCTTCAAGAGCGACGCCGCGCGGGCGCACTTCGTGGCGCAGGTGGAGCGGTTCCTGGCCGAGAACGTGAACTACGGCGGCCTGACGCTGGACTTCGAAGAGATTCCCCTGGAGGCGCAGCCGGGCTTCAACCAGCTCGTCCAGACGCTGTACCAGGACTTCCAGCAGAAGCATCTGCGGTTGTACATCAACACGCCGGTCGGCGATCCGGAGTTCAACCCGGCCTTCCTGGCCGCGCACTCCGACGGCCTGCTGCTGATGAACTACGACCAGTACCAGTCCACCTCGATGCCGGGACCGATTGCAGGGCAGGACTGGTTCATGGATAACCTGCGCGAGGTGCTGAAGACCGTCCCCAAGGAGAAGATCATCTGCTCGGTGGGCAGCTACGGCTACGACTGGACGCTGACGCAGGAGCCGGATGCTCCGCCGGTAAAGCGTGGCCACAAGGCCAAGCCCTTCGTGCCTAAGCTCATCACCGCACAGAGCATCACCACGCAGGAGGCCTGGCAGGCGGCCTCGGACTCAGGCGCGCAGATCGAGCTGGACTCCGACTCGCTGAACGCGCACTTCGGCTTCGAGGACGACGACGCGCACGTGCAGCACCAGATCTGGTTTCTGGATGCGGTGACGGTACTGAACCAGATGCGCGCCGCGCGCACGCTGGGACTGCAAACTTTTGCACTATGGCGGCTGGGCTCGGAAGACAACTCGCTCTGGAAGATATGGGATTCGCCCTCTCATGTGGACCCGACCAAGGAGCTGGCAACCGTGGAGCCGGGCTACGACGTCGATACCGAGGGCGACGGCGATATCCTGCGGGTGACGACGAAGCCGCAGTCCGGCAAGCGCGCGGTGACGCTCGACGACGACGACAGCGTACCGGTGATGGCGAAGATGGTGACGGAAGAGAAGATGCTTTCGTATCCGCTCTCGTACACGGTGCAGCAGTACGGCTATCACCCCAAGAAGGTGGCGCTGAGCTTCGACGACGGGCCGGACCCGGAGTGGACGCCAAAGATCCTCGACGTGCTGAAGAAGTACGGCGTGAAGGGCACCTTCTTCATGATCGGCGAGGTGGCGCAGGATAACGTCGGCGTGATGAAGCGGGTGTACGCCGAGGGCCACGAGATCGGCAACCACACCTTCACGCACCCGGATATCAGCGACATCTCGACCACGCAGGTGGATCTGCAACTGAACCTGACCGAGCGGTTGTTTGCCTCGAAGCTGGGGGTGCAGCCGCTGTACTTCCGGCCGCCGTACTCCATCGACCAGGAGCCTGACACTAACGATCAGGCGGCCCCAGTGGCGCGGATTCAGGGGCTTGGCTACACGATCATCGGCAACAAGATCGACACCAACGACTGGGACGAGCATCCCAAGAAGACCCCGCAGGAGATTCGCGACGCGGTCTTCCAGCAGATCAAGGATATGGAGGCGCACCCGGACCGGCGTGGGTCCATCATCCTGCTGCACGACGGCGGCGGCGACCGCCAGGTAACCGTGGCTGCCCTGCCTGTGCTGATTACGGCTCTGCGTCAGGCAGGCTATGAGATCGTGCCCGTCTCGGAGTTGCTGGGCAAGACGCGCGACCAGGTGATGCCGCAGCTCAACGCGGTCCAAAGGCGGCAGGCATGGGTCGATTCGATCGCCTTCTTCTTCTTCAGCTTCTTCAACCACGTAGTCATCTGGGTCTTCTACGTGGGCGACATCCTGATGAGCGCACGGCTCATCATCATCGGCCTCTTCGCAACCATCGACCGCTTCCGTAAGCGCAAGAACTTCGCCACACCTGACTACCAGCCGCGAGTGGCGGTGCTGATCCCGGCCTACAACGAGGAGAAGGTCATCGTCCGCACGATCCGGTCGGTGATGATGTCGAACTACAAGAACATCCGCATCGTGGTCATCGACGACGGCTCCAAGGACTCGACCTACGAGACCGCCCTCAAGGCGTATCCGGACGATATCGCCAGCGGGCGTCTGACCGTGTTGACCAAGCCCAACGGAGGCAAGGCCGACGCGCTGAACTTCGCGCTGGAGACGATTGACGAAGAGATCTACGTCGGCATCGACGCGGACGGCGTCATCGCGCACGACGCCATCACGAACCTGGTGCCGCACTTTGCCAACCCCAAGATCGGCGCGGTAGCGGGCAACGCCAAGGTCGGCAACCGTGTGAACCTGTGGACACGCTGGCAGGCTCTCGAGTACATCACCAGTCAGAACTTCGAGCGCCGGGCGCTGGACCTCTTCGACGTGGTGATGGTGGTTCCGGGCGCGATTGGCGCGTGGCGGACGGCTCCCGTGAAGGCGGGTCACGGCTACCACTCGAACACCGTGGCCGAGGACGCCGACCTGACGATGAACCTGCTCGAGCAGGGCTACTCGGTCATCTATGAGGACAGCGCGCTGGCCTTCACCGAGGCCCCGGTGAACATGGACGGGCTGATGCGGCAGCGTTTCCGCTGGTCGTTCGGCATCCTGCAGGCGATCTTCAAGCATCGTGGCGCCATCGCCAAGCACCGCGCGATGGGGCTGTTCGCACTGCCCAACATCGCCATCTTCCAGATCCTGCTGCCGCTGGCTTCTCCCCTCATCGACCTGATGTTCGTGGCCGGGATCATCCACTACTTCATCGACAAGCACTTCCACCCGGAGGCGGCCTCGGCGGACAGCCTCTACAGGCTGATTACGTTCTTCGTCGCCTTCCTCGTCATCGACTTTGCGGCCTCGACGCTGGCCTTCGCGCTGGAGCGGAAGCATCCGGCAAGCCGCGGAGACGGGTGGCTGCTCTTCCATATCTGGATTCAGCGCTTCAGCTACCGGCAGGTCTTTTCGATTGTGCTCTTCAAGACGCTAAAGCGGGCCATCGACGGCAAGCCCTTCAACTGGGACAAGCTGGAGCGGACGGCGAAGATGTCCGAGATCACCGACCAGATCACCCAATAA
- a CDS encoding ATP-binding protein, which yields MSETKQIGRSEQIVRLSDELLALLHTVPIFASLDGDKLHCLDGTRLLYLETSDVLVHQGDMVRFFWILLAGSMRASQAMADGREMPLHTLTQGFAFGEVPLLANMPHSVTLSASEPCQLLELDEEQFWSLMTSCPEVRRAILGNMAYRLQKIQSSTLHQEKMASLGTLAAGLMHELNNPGAAARRAASQLRSNLTRMHHLGAKWTRIKLTEEQKQCIYDLQTQALATDHPKRMNSVEQMDAEEKLAEWMESAKVENAWKLAPTLVSVDIDTKELECARRCFDESDFSDALSWVEAMISSQQLVATIEESIGRVSDLVHAVKTYAYEGKGQRQTVDVNDSIHATLVILGHKLREKEVQLEKHFAADLPVMHTECSGLNQIWTNLLDNAIDAVEQHGTIAVKTWPEKTQDKAGKEQVDLCISVRDNGSGIPLESQSQIFDSFYTTKPVGVGTGLGLGIVQRIVEQYGGVIRFSSEPGATEFVVRLPSERP from the coding sequence ATGAGTGAGACAAAACAAATCGGACGAAGCGAACAGATCGTGCGGTTGAGCGATGAGCTGCTGGCTCTGCTGCATACGGTCCCGATTTTTGCGTCTCTCGACGGCGACAAGCTGCACTGCCTGGACGGCACGCGCCTGCTGTACCTCGAGACCAGCGACGTGCTCGTTCACCAGGGCGATATGGTGCGGTTCTTCTGGATACTGCTGGCGGGCTCGATGCGGGCCTCGCAGGCTATGGCCGACGGACGCGAGATGCCGTTGCACACCCTGACTCAGGGATTTGCGTTCGGCGAGGTTCCCCTGCTGGCGAACATGCCGCACTCGGTGACGCTGAGCGCGAGTGAGCCATGCCAGCTGCTGGAGCTGGATGAGGAGCAGTTCTGGAGCCTGATGACGAGCTGCCCCGAGGTTCGTCGGGCGATCCTGGGCAACATGGCGTATCGCCTGCAGAAGATTCAAAGCTCGACCCTGCACCAGGAGAAGATGGCTTCGCTGGGCACGCTGGCAGCGGGCCTGATGCATGAGCTGAACAACCCCGGTGCGGCGGCGCGGCGCGCGGCCTCGCAGCTACGGTCTAACCTGACCCGGATGCATCACCTGGGCGCGAAGTGGACGCGGATCAAGCTGACCGAGGAGCAAAAGCAGTGCATCTACGACCTGCAGACGCAGGCGCTGGCCACGGACCATCCCAAGCGGATGAACTCGGTGGAGCAGATGGACGCCGAGGAGAAGCTGGCGGAGTGGATGGAGTCGGCCAAGGTGGAGAATGCCTGGAAGCTGGCGCCGACGCTGGTCTCGGTCGATATCGACACCAAGGAGCTGGAGTGCGCGCGGCGGTGCTTCGATGAGTCGGACTTCTCGGACGCGCTGAGCTGGGTGGAGGCAATGATCTCAAGCCAGCAGCTCGTGGCCACCATCGAGGAGAGCATTGGGCGGGTCTCGGACCTGGTACACGCGGTCAAGACCTATGCGTATGAGGGCAAAGGACAGCGCCAGACGGTAGACGTGAACGACAGTATCCACGCGACGCTGGTGATCCTGGGACACAAGCTGCGGGAAAAAGAGGTCCAGCTCGAGAAGCACTTTGCGGCCGACCTGCCGGTAATGCACACGGAGTGCTCGGGGCTGAACCAGATATGGACCAACCTGCTGGATAACGCGATCGACGCGGTGGAACAGCATGGCACGATTGCCGTGAAAACCTGGCCGGAGAAGACGCAGGACAAGGCGGGTAAGGAGCAGGTCGACCTCTGCATCAGCGTGCGAGATAACGGCAGCGGGATTCCGCTGGAGAGTCAGTCGCAGATCTTCGACTCGTTCTATACGACCAAACCTGTGGGCGTCGGGACGGGGCTGGGGTTGGGGATCGTGCAGCGCATCGTGGAGCAGTATGGCGGCGTGATCCGGTTCAGCTCGGAGCCGGGAGCGACGGAGTTTGTGGTCCGCCTGCCTAGCGAACGCCCTTAG
- a CDS encoding FAD-dependent oxidoreductase, with translation MAKPILLAVDDDTSVLEAVVQDLRRQYGQRYRIVRAASGGAALDISTQLKERGEAIALFLSDQRMPGMTGVDFLQKALPLYPDAKRVLLTAYADTEAAIQAINAAKIHYYLNKPWDPPEEKLYPVLDDLLQAWNEGYKPPYEGIQVVSARWAAGDHEVRNYLARNLIPFKWLNPEQSPDALDLLKAKGIDDAKLPVVLFGDGTALVQPTTSQIAEKVGLRTQAQQEYYDVVVIGAGPAGLAAGVYGASEGLKTLLVEPFAVGGQAGSSSRIENYLGFPEGLSGDELAKRSYLQAQRLGVEFLTNRVTAIRTENGYHLVEMQDGCVITCRVCLVATGVDYCRLDIPGEQQFSGAGLFYGAALTESNSCANEEVYLVGGANSAGQAAMHFARHASKVHMLVRGESLESSMSKYLIDQIARTPNIVVETRTEVVAVSGDGHLECLSLTTPRGPEVRKANSLFIFIGAAPKTSWLPDAIACDSKGFVLAGPDVKSKSPGSWKLEREPYLLETSLPGIFVAGDVRHGSVKRCASAVGEGSIAIQFVHQYLATL, from the coding sequence ATGGCAAAGCCGATTTTGCTGGCAGTCGATGACGATACGAGCGTGCTCGAAGCCGTGGTCCAGGACCTGCGGCGGCAGTACGGACAGCGTTACCGGATTGTCCGGGCGGCCTCGGGTGGGGCTGCGCTGGATATCTCGACCCAATTAAAGGAGCGCGGCGAGGCTATCGCCCTCTTCCTCTCCGACCAACGGATGCCGGGCATGACCGGCGTCGACTTTCTGCAGAAGGCCCTGCCCCTTTACCCCGACGCCAAGCGCGTGCTGTTGACCGCGTACGCCGATACCGAGGCGGCGATCCAGGCGATCAACGCGGCCAAGATCCACTACTACCTGAACAAGCCCTGGGACCCGCCGGAGGAGAAGCTCTATCCGGTACTGGACGACCTGTTACAGGCCTGGAATGAAGGATATAAGCCTCCCTACGAAGGGATTCAGGTGGTTTCGGCGCGGTGGGCTGCCGGAGACCACGAGGTACGCAACTACCTGGCGCGCAACCTGATCCCCTTCAAGTGGCTGAATCCGGAACAGAGCCCGGACGCGCTGGATCTGCTGAAAGCAAAGGGGATCGACGACGCCAAGCTGCCGGTGGTCCTCTTCGGCGACGGCACGGCTCTGGTGCAACCGACGACCTCGCAGATCGCCGAGAAGGTCGGTCTGAGGACGCAGGCACAGCAGGAGTACTACGACGTGGTGGTCATCGGCGCGGGTCCGGCGGGGCTGGCGGCCGGGGTCTACGGCGCATCCGAGGGGCTGAAGACGCTGCTGGTCGAGCCCTTCGCGGTCGGTGGCCAGGCCGGGTCCAGCTCGCGCATCGAGAACTACCTCGGCTTCCCCGAGGGCCTCAGCGGCGATGAGCTGGCCAAGCGGTCGTACCTGCAGGCACAGCGCCTGGGCGTCGAGTTCCTGACCAACCGGGTCACCGCGATCCGCACCGAGAACGGCTATCACCTGGTGGAGATGCAGGACGGCTGCGTCATCACCTGCCGGGTCTGCTTGGTGGCCACGGGCGTCGACTACTGCCGCCTGGACATCCCCGGTGAGCAGCAGTTCAGCGGCGCGGGTCTCTTCTACGGCGCGGCCCTTACCGAATCCAATAGCTGCGCCAACGAGGAGGTCTACCTCGTCGGCGGGGCCAACTCCGCCGGACAGGCGGCGATGCACTTTGCGCGGCACGCCTCCAAGGTACACATGCTGGTGCGCGGCGAGTCGCTTGAATCGAGCATGTCGAAGTACCTGATCGACCAGATTGCGCGGACCCCGAATATCGTCGTCGAGACCAGGACTGAAGTAGTGGCGGTCAGCGGAGACGGGCACCTGGAGTGCCTGTCGCTGACGACGCCGCGCGGCCCTGAGGTACGCAAGGCCAACTCCCTGTTCATCTTTATCGGCGCCGCTCCCAAGACGAGCTGGCTGCCCGACGCCATCGCCTGCGACAGCAAGGGCTTTGTGCTGGCCGGTCCCGACGTGAAGAGCAAGTCTCCGGGGAGCTGGAAGCTGGAGCGCGAGCCGTACCTGCTGGAGACGAGCCTGCCCGGCATCTTTGTGGCCGGCGACGTACGTCACGGCTCGGTAAAGCGATGCGCCTCGGCTGTGGGCGAAGGCTCGATTGCAATTCAGTTCGTACATCAGTATCTGGCCACACTATGA
- a CDS encoding response regulator transcription factor, producing MNRIILADDQAIFRAGAARVLALEDDMRIIAQCEDPARLAPTIGSFRNSIVIFSSGLPLDLNVILTNIEEAGSRGILIAEKNEQISPSLSGRLFGIVGRNVTGPELLDTVRRVARGQRSIERTSLAVIQPQDSVGARVRDRLTPKEMQIVALIVQGCKNKDIAIQLHTKEQVIKNYLRSIYDKTGVSDRLELALFTLHHRILAEAAAKVGTLLQMNSAS from the coding sequence ATGAATCGAATCATCCTGGCCGATGACCAGGCTATTTTCCGCGCCGGTGCTGCGCGTGTTCTCGCACTCGAGGATGACATGCGCATTATCGCGCAGTGCGAAGATCCTGCACGACTTGCACCAACCATCGGCAGCTTTCGCAATTCCATTGTGATCTTTTCTTCCGGTCTGCCGCTCGATCTGAATGTCATCCTGACGAACATCGAGGAGGCAGGTAGCCGCGGCATCCTGATCGCCGAAAAAAACGAACAGATCTCCCCCAGCCTCTCGGGGCGGCTCTTCGGCATCGTCGGACGGAACGTTACCGGGCCGGAGCTTCTGGATACGGTGCGCCGGGTGGCGCGCGGGCAGCGCTCCATTGAACGGACCAGCCTGGCCGTTATCCAGCCACAGGACTCGGTGGGAGCCCGCGTGCGCGACCGCCTGACCCCGAAAGAGATGCAGATCGTCGCCCTCATCGTTCAGGGTTGCAAGAACAAGGACATCGCGATCCAGCTCCACACCAAGGAGCAGGTCATCAAGAACTACCTGCGCAGCATCTACGACAAGACCGGCGTCTCGGATCGCCTGGAGCTGGCCCTCTTCACGCTGCACCACCGCATCCTGGCCGAGGCCGCTGCGAAGGTGGGGACGCTGCTCCAGATGAACAGCGCCTCTTAA
- a CDS encoding (Fe-S)-binding protein, with protein MRIALFVACYNDTLFPRTGIAVTSVLERLGHTVEFPMQQTCCGQMHYNTGYHNEALPLLRQFVETFRHAEAVCVPSASCVAMMREHYELMAQKENDEILLADVRALLPRIYEFSELLVDCLGLEDVGAYFPYKVTYHPSCHSLRMLHVADKPLRLLRKVKGLELIELANREQCCGFGGTFAVKNPDVSAAMLKEKTTAVEGTGASICAALDNSCLMQIWGGLHREGSPIRTMHLAEILAETEATQ; from the coding sequence TTGCGTATTGCTCTTTTTGTCGCCTGTTATAACGACACCCTCTTCCCCAGGACCGGCATCGCCGTCACCTCTGTGCTCGAGCGCCTCGGCCACACCGTCGAGTTCCCCATGCAGCAGACCTGCTGCGGCCAGATGCACTACAACACCGGCTACCACAACGAGGCGCTGCCGCTGCTGCGCCAGTTCGTCGAGACCTTCCGCCACGCCGAGGCCGTCTGCGTACCCTCCGCCTCCTGCGTCGCCATGATGCGCGAGCACTACGAGCTGATGGCCCAGAAGGAGAACGACGAGATCCTGCTGGCCGATGTGCGCGCCCTGCTGCCCCGCATCTACGAGTTCTCCGAGCTGCTAGTCGATTGCCTCGGCCTCGAAGACGTCGGCGCATACTTCCCGTACAAGGTTACCTATCATCCCTCCTGCCACTCGCTGCGCATGTTGCACGTGGCCGATAAGCCACTAAGACTGTTACGTAAGGTCAAGGGGCTGGAGCTGATCGAGCTGGCCAACCGCGAGCAGTGCTGCGGCTTCGGCGGCACCTTCGCGGTCAAGAACCCGGACGTCTCAGCCGCGATGCTCAAGGAGAAGACCACGGCGGTCGAGGGCACCGGCGCTTCGATCTGCGCGGCGCTCGATAACTCCTGCCTGATGCAGATATGGGGCGGCCTGCACCGCGAAGGCTCCCCCATCCGCACCATGCACCTGGCCGAGATTCTCGCGGAGACGGAGGCCACCCAGTGA
- a CDS encoding VOC family protein, whose amino-acid sequence MSLTPFHIAFPVNDLAAARSFYGDVLGCPEGRSSDEWIDFDLFGHQIVAHYKAPVAAPEETHHNAVDGHAVPVPHFGVVLTMEKWEALAERLKAAGTSFVIEPYVRFKGEVGEQATMFFLDPAGNALEFKAFKDMSSLFAK is encoded by the coding sequence TTGTCCCTGACACCTTTTCATATTGCCTTCCCCGTGAATGATCTTGCGGCTGCGCGCAGCTTTTACGGCGACGTCCTCGGCTGCCCCGAGGGCCGCTCGAGCGACGAGTGGATCGACTTCGACCTCTTCGGCCACCAGATCGTCGCGCACTACAAAGCGCCCGTCGCAGCTCCCGAGGAGACGCACCACAACGCCGTCGATGGCCACGCCGTGCCGGTGCCACACTTCGGCGTCGTGCTGACGATGGAGAAGTGGGAGGCGCTGGCCGAGCGCCTGAAGGCCGCGGGAACCAGCTTCGTCATCGAGCCTTACGTCCGCTTCAAGGGCGAGGTCGGGGAGCAGGCTACGATGTTCTTCCTTGATCCGGCGGGCAATGCGCTTGAGTTCAAGGCTTTCAAGGATATGAGCAGTCTCTTTGCCAAGTAA